The window ATGATCCGCGAGAAAGCCCTCGTGCTTACGCATGAGGAGGTGCCGCATTCCCTGGCCGTGCTTATAGAGGAATTTACCGAGCGCCCGAAGAAGCTTGTCTATATAAGGGCGGTGATATATGTCGAGCGCCATTCGCAGAAGAAGATACTGGTCGGCCACAAGGGCCAGATGTTAAAATCCATCGGCGAATCCGCGAGGAGTGACATCCAAAAATTCCTGAACCGCCACGCCTACATTGAGCTGTGGGTCAAGGTCCACGAGAACTGGCGCAAGGACCCCAACGCGCTGAAGATGCTCGGCTACGCGTAACTTTTCCCCCTTGTATTTTACCCAAAGTATGGCATACTTCAATTGACCGAAGAGGGCAAAGCCGCTCAGCGCGAATAGGCCAAAACGCGTTGATGCCGCATCAGTCGGCGCCGAAAGGGCGGGACGCAAAACCTCAAGCCTAAATCCCGCAGTCAGGGGACAAGGCCAAAAGGTTGCCGAAACTGGAGAAAAGGTCAAAGGCGTAGGTTGCCCCCTTAACGGTCAACTGACAATAATTGCCAACGGCTAGCAGGATTCAAGAAAGAAGCGGCAGTATCGCAGTAAGCAGCTTCGAAGGGGTTTAGAGCCGTTGGCGTTTTTTTTGACTTTTCCCTCCCAAGCCTATATAATACAAGAGATGAACCCTGCCAACCCAAGCATAGACAAAGCGTCCATAATAAGAAGGATACCTATCTTCTCAGGCCTACCGAGCGCGGCCCAAAAGCTGATAGAGGATTATTCCTATGTAGCTGAATACAAGAGGAACCATATTCTCTACCGCGAAGGCGGCCCGGCCGATTCCTTTTACTGCATGGTCACGGGGAGGGCGAAGGTATTCGTAAGGACGCCGTCCGGGGAAGAGAGGACGCTTGTCCACCTGCACCGCGGCGACTATGTGGGCATAATCTCGCTCCTTACCTCCGAGCCGCACTCCGCATCGGTCCGCATAATAAACGATTCGCTGGTCCTCCGCATAGATAAAAAGAATTTCGATCTCCTTCTCAAGGAAGCGCCCCAGCTTGCCCTGAAATTTACCGAGGCGCTCTCGCGCCGCCTGAAGAAGGCAGAATCGAAACAGAGGACGGTCTTCGAGTCTTCGATAATATCCGTCTTCGGGCTCGCGAAAAAATCCGGGCGGACAATGTACGCGGTCAACCTCGCGATAGCGCTGGCCTATGAGACGCGCAAAAAGGTCATACTCCTTGATATGAGCCATTCGGGGAACGAATGCTCCTCGATGCTGCAGATGGATGAGCTTAAACGCATCGACCTGAAGCGCCACAGCATGAATTACGAGGAAGCAAGGCCCCTGATAGCAAAATACGAAGCCGGGGGCATATACCTCCTTAACATGGGCTGCGACGACCACAGCAAGATCGAGCCGTCGCATATCATCTCTTTTTTGAGTTCCCTGGCGTCCGAGTTCAATTACATCATCGTCGACATGCCGGCGGAGATAGACAAGCCTACCTATAAGCTTCTCGAGCAGTCAGACCTCATACATGTAGTCAGTGACTGCAATGAGCATAACCTGAAAGCTACGGGAATGCTCATAAAAGAACTTAAGAAGACGGTGCAGGACCCCGAAAATACCGTCAAGGCGATAATAAACGAATTTGTGCGGACCGAGAGTTTCGAGGAAGAGGTAAAATTACTGGGCCACAAGGCCTATGCCGCGCTTCCGGACCTGGGGTTGCTTGCCGGGATGATGTCAGCGGGATTGCCCCCGGTATTGGCTGTCCCGGAGAGCCTCTATTCGAGGTCCGTA is drawn from Candidatus Omnitrophota bacterium and contains these coding sequences:
- a CDS encoding patatin-like phospholipase family protein; this translates as MNPANPSIDKASIIRRIPIFSGLPSAAQKLIEDYSYVAEYKRNHILYREGGPADSFYCMVTGRAKVFVRTPSGEERTLVHLHRGDYVGIISLLTSEPHSASVRIINDSLVLRIDKKNFDLLLKEAPQLALKFTEALSRRLKKAESKQRTVFESSIISVFGLAKKSGRTMYAVNLAIALAYETRKKVILLDMSHSGNECSSMLQMDELKRIDLKRHSMNYEEARPLIAKYEAGGIYLLNMGCDDHSKIEPSHIISFLSSLASEFNYIIVDMPAEIDKPTYKLLEQSDLIHVVSDCNEHNLKATGMLIKELKKTVQDPENTVKAIINEFVRTESFEEEVKLLGHKAYAALPDLGLLAGMMSAGLPPVLAVPESLYSRSVRRIAREIGKILVGLALGSGAALGLVHIGVLKVLEREKIPVDFIAGTSIGAVIGAFWASGIEIEELEKIALRFKRKDTLFSLADFSLIPLQGFMNGNNFKKFFREHLGKKTFHDTHIPLKIVANTLRSRENIVFDEGSLVDALRASCSIPAFIKPVRYGDDFLIDGGTLDPVPIDVLAKLGAKKIIAVNCLPSQEEMMKAFKEFEEKRRADEIRLSQRTVFSRLAYNFRNWVRRTFAPNVFDVMMNVSLAMQYAFAEASSKDADCVIHPVLQNAAWFELYKVEALIRRGEQETEKMLPQIKALIEE